One Lycium barbarum isolate Lr01 chromosome 5, ASM1917538v2, whole genome shotgun sequence genomic window carries:
- the LOC132641630 gene encoding G-type lectin S-receptor-like serine/threonine-protein kinase At4g27290 isoform X1 encodes MSSLSVFLLLLFCFSRKSLGAASTLTNQNNSVIGDTIDANKWITFASTVVSLGGNFEMGFFAPGNNSNYYIGIWYKKLSVQTVIWVANRETPISIYEMDFAQFKIVDGNLVVLNGTTRTLWSTNINNSTNSNNSQVVATLFDDGNLILSNGDSKNSTNFLWTSFDHPSHTVMPGSKFGYNKRTRLKQVLTSWKNENDPSPGPFTHEVDMDKYSGQFVIMWNHSVIYWNSGPWTGNNFTGVPYRLNPMFNYTYVNNDDEVYCMYKFFNPALISRFVFDVNGQTKQFLWMDSTNAWNVFYTNPKRVCDVFAYCGAFGICNELDNSASTCDCLPGFKPKFEKDWGLNSFSSGCTRKTILNCGKFSEKDRFWVHKNMRLPANNQTFRVQNEAECESACLENCDCVGYSYNSANIGCLIWSGELLNLQQLSQDNANGSTIYVRLAASEFSSNKAGEHQKKTSKKLKVAIPIGVIAALLFVSCFTYIYYRKRRSSKVKESSTKSLMQNTEGEGKELINIQDEDKGNIDAPFFSLESILVATDDFSEQNKLGQGGFGPVYKGIFSGGREIAVKRLSSHSEQGINEFKNEVILIARLQHRNLVRLLGYCFQSSEKILLYEYMANKSLDTFIFDRRRCMILDWSKRFEIIEGIARGLLYLHHDSRLRIIHRDLKTSNILLDEELNPKISDFGLARVVEGKITQGNTNKVVGTYGYMAPEYAIDGLFSIKSDVFSFGIVILEIISGRRNTGFIHQEEVSTNLLGHAWRLWKEDKAMDLVDQSLHESCNEEEAIKYLNIGLLCVQEDPKDRPNTSNIVMMLGSENIISLPSPNQPSFMTRKYANNNTSSSSAAKSNIVSNNELTVTIEVGR; translated from the exons ATGTCCTCTCTCTCTGTCTTTCTCCTTCTACTCTTTTGCTTCTCTCGCAAAAGCCTAGGAGCTGCATCAACCTTAACAAACCAGAATAATTCAGTTATTGGTGACACAATTGATGCAAACAAATGGATTACATTTGCCTCAACAGTAGTTTCATTAGGTGGGAATTTTGAAATGGGTTTCTTCGCACCAGGTAACAATTCTAATTATTACATAGGCATATGGTACAAAAAATTGAGTGTACAAACTGTTATTTGGGTTGCAAATAGAGAGACACCAATTTCCATATATGAAATGGATTTTGCACAATTCAAGATTGTAGATGGAAATTTGGTAGTCCTCAATGGTACTACACGTACACTTtggtccacaaatatcaataattCCACAAATTCTAACAATTCCCAAGTTGTAGCAACTCTATTTGATGATGGGAATTTGATATTGAGTAATGGAGATAGTAAAAATTCAACGAATTTTCTATGGACAAGTTTTGATCATCCGTCTCACACAGTCATGCCTGGTTCAAAATTCGGGTACAACAAACGTACGAGGCTGAAGCAGGTCCTTACTTCATGGAAAAACGAGAACGATCCTTCACCGGGACCCTTTACTCATGAAGTCGACATGGATAAGTACAGTGGCCAATTTGTTATTATGTGGAACCATAGTGTGATTTATTGGAATAGTGGACCTTGGACAGGCAACAATTTTACAGGTGTGCCATATCGACTAAATCCTATGTTTAATTACACCTATGTTAACAATGATGATGAGGTTTATTGTATGTACAAATTTTTTAATCCTGCACTTATTTCAAGATTCGTTTTTGATGTCAATGGACAAACAAAACAATTTTTGTGGATGGATAGTACAAATGCTTGGAATGTTTTTTACACTAATCCAAAACGCGTTTGTGATGTTTTTGCTTATTGTGGGGCTTTTGGTATTTGTAATGAACTAGACAACTCTGCTTCAACATGTGATTGTTTGCCTGGTTTTAAGCCTAAGTTCGAAAAAGATTGGGGATTGAATAGTTTTTCAAGTGGATGTACGAGGAAAACAATTTTGAATTGTGGTAAGTTTAGTGAAAAGGACAGGTTTTGGGTGCACAAGAATATGAGATTACCTGCAAATAATCAAACTTTTAGAGTTCAGAATGAAGCAGAGTGTGAAAGTGCATGTTTGGAGAATTGTGATTGTGTTGGTTATTCTTATAATAGTGCAAATATTGGGTGTTTGATTTGGAGTGGAGAGCTGTTGAATTTGCAACAACTCTCTCAAGATAATGCTAATGGAAGCACCATTTATGTCAGGCTTGCAGCTTCTGAATTTTCAAGTAACAAAG CAGGTGAACATCAAAAGAAAACTTCAAAAAAGCTGAAAGTTGCCATACCTATTGGTGTAATTGCTGCACTTCTCtttgtttcatgctttacatacatatattatagaaaaagaaGAAGCTCAAAAGTCAAAG AGAGTAGTACAAAATCTCTCATGCAGAATACTGAAGGAGAAGGAAAAGAATTGATAAATATTCAGGATGAAGATAAAGGCAATATTGATGCTCCATTCTTTAGTTTGGAAAGCATATTAGTGGCAACAGATGACTTCTCAGAACAAAATAAGCTTGGACAAGGGGGTTTTGGTCCTGTTTACAAG GGCATATTTTCAGGAGGAAGAGAAATTGCAGTGAAGAGGCTATCAAGTCATTCTGAACAAGGCATAAATGAATTCAAGAATGAAGTAATACTGATTGCAAGGCTTCAACATAGAAATCTTGTTAGACTTTTGGGTTATTGTTTCCAATCAAGTGAAAAGATTTTACTCTATGAGTATATGGCAAACAAAAGTCTAGACACCTTCATATTTG ATCGAAGACGATGCATGATATTGGATTGGAGTAAGAGATTTGAAATAATAGAGGGAATTGCTAGAGGACTTCTTTACCTGCACCATGATTCAAGATTAAGGATCATTCATAGAGATCTCAAAACAAGTAATATATTATTGGACGAAGAGTTAAATCCCAAAATATCAGATTTTGGCTTAGCAAGGGTTGTTGAAGGGAAAATTACACAGGGAAATACAAATAAAGTGGTTGGAACCTA TGGTTATATGGCTCCGGAATATGCAATAGATGGATTATTCTCAATTAAATCGGATGTATTTAGTTTTGGAATAGTTATACTCGAGATTATCAGTGGAAGAAGGAATACCGGATTTATTCACCAAGAAGAAGTGTCGACGAACCTCTTAGGCCAT GCATGGAGATTATGGAAAGAAGATAAGGCCATGGACTTAGTGGATCAATCACTACATGAATCATGCAACGAAGAAGAAGCAATCAAATACCTTAATATTGGGCTTTTGTGTGTACAAGAAGATCCAAAAGATCGACCCAACACATCAAATATAGTTATGATGCTTGGTAGCGAAAATATTATTTCTCTACCAAGCCCAAATCAACCATCTTTTATGACTAGAAAATATGCCAATAATAACACATCTTCTTCTTCTGCTGCTAAGTCTAATATTGTCTCCAACAATGAGCTCACTGTGACCATTGAAGTTGGTCGATAA
- the LOC132641630 gene encoding G-type lectin S-receptor-like serine/threonine-protein kinase At4g27290 isoform X2 translates to MSSLSVFLLLLFCFSRKSLGAASTLTNQNNSVIGDTIDANKWITFASTVVSLGGNFEMGFFAPGNNSNYYIGIWYKKLSVQTVIWVANRETPISIYEMDFAQFKIVDGNLVVLNGTTRTLWSTNINNSTNSNNSQVVATLFDDGNLILSNGDSKNSTNFLWTSFDHPSHTVMPGSKFGYNKRTRLKQVLTSWKNENDPSPGPFTHEVDMDKYSGQFVIMWNHSVIYWNSGPWTGNNFTGVPYRLNPMFNYTYVNNDDEVYCMYKFFNPALISRFVFDVNGQTKQFLWMDSTNAWNVFYTNPKRVCDVFAYCGAFGICNELDNSASTCDCLPGFKPKFEKDWGLNSFSSGCTRKTILNCGKFSEKDRFWVHKNMRLPANNQTFRVQNEAECESACLENCDCVGYSYNSANIGCLIWSGELLNLQQLSQDNANGSTIYVRLAASEFSSNKGEHQKKTSKKLKVAIPIGVIAALLFVSCFTYIYYRKRRSSKVKESSTKSLMQNTEGEGKELINIQDEDKGNIDAPFFSLESILVATDDFSEQNKLGQGGFGPVYKGIFSGGREIAVKRLSSHSEQGINEFKNEVILIARLQHRNLVRLLGYCFQSSEKILLYEYMANKSLDTFIFDRRRCMILDWSKRFEIIEGIARGLLYLHHDSRLRIIHRDLKTSNILLDEELNPKISDFGLARVVEGKITQGNTNKVVGTYGYMAPEYAIDGLFSIKSDVFSFGIVILEIISGRRNTGFIHQEEVSTNLLGHAWRLWKEDKAMDLVDQSLHESCNEEEAIKYLNIGLLCVQEDPKDRPNTSNIVMMLGSENIISLPSPNQPSFMTRKYANNNTSSSSAAKSNIVSNNELTVTIEVGR, encoded by the exons ATGTCCTCTCTCTCTGTCTTTCTCCTTCTACTCTTTTGCTTCTCTCGCAAAAGCCTAGGAGCTGCATCAACCTTAACAAACCAGAATAATTCAGTTATTGGTGACACAATTGATGCAAACAAATGGATTACATTTGCCTCAACAGTAGTTTCATTAGGTGGGAATTTTGAAATGGGTTTCTTCGCACCAGGTAACAATTCTAATTATTACATAGGCATATGGTACAAAAAATTGAGTGTACAAACTGTTATTTGGGTTGCAAATAGAGAGACACCAATTTCCATATATGAAATGGATTTTGCACAATTCAAGATTGTAGATGGAAATTTGGTAGTCCTCAATGGTACTACACGTACACTTtggtccacaaatatcaataattCCACAAATTCTAACAATTCCCAAGTTGTAGCAACTCTATTTGATGATGGGAATTTGATATTGAGTAATGGAGATAGTAAAAATTCAACGAATTTTCTATGGACAAGTTTTGATCATCCGTCTCACACAGTCATGCCTGGTTCAAAATTCGGGTACAACAAACGTACGAGGCTGAAGCAGGTCCTTACTTCATGGAAAAACGAGAACGATCCTTCACCGGGACCCTTTACTCATGAAGTCGACATGGATAAGTACAGTGGCCAATTTGTTATTATGTGGAACCATAGTGTGATTTATTGGAATAGTGGACCTTGGACAGGCAACAATTTTACAGGTGTGCCATATCGACTAAATCCTATGTTTAATTACACCTATGTTAACAATGATGATGAGGTTTATTGTATGTACAAATTTTTTAATCCTGCACTTATTTCAAGATTCGTTTTTGATGTCAATGGACAAACAAAACAATTTTTGTGGATGGATAGTACAAATGCTTGGAATGTTTTTTACACTAATCCAAAACGCGTTTGTGATGTTTTTGCTTATTGTGGGGCTTTTGGTATTTGTAATGAACTAGACAACTCTGCTTCAACATGTGATTGTTTGCCTGGTTTTAAGCCTAAGTTCGAAAAAGATTGGGGATTGAATAGTTTTTCAAGTGGATGTACGAGGAAAACAATTTTGAATTGTGGTAAGTTTAGTGAAAAGGACAGGTTTTGGGTGCACAAGAATATGAGATTACCTGCAAATAATCAAACTTTTAGAGTTCAGAATGAAGCAGAGTGTGAAAGTGCATGTTTGGAGAATTGTGATTGTGTTGGTTATTCTTATAATAGTGCAAATATTGGGTGTTTGATTTGGAGTGGAGAGCTGTTGAATTTGCAACAACTCTCTCAAGATAATGCTAATGGAAGCACCATTTATGTCAGGCTTGCAGCTTCTGAATTTTCAAGTAACAAAG GTGAACATCAAAAGAAAACTTCAAAAAAGCTGAAAGTTGCCATACCTATTGGTGTAATTGCTGCACTTCTCtttgtttcatgctttacatacatatattatagaaaaagaaGAAGCTCAAAAGTCAAAG AGAGTAGTACAAAATCTCTCATGCAGAATACTGAAGGAGAAGGAAAAGAATTGATAAATATTCAGGATGAAGATAAAGGCAATATTGATGCTCCATTCTTTAGTTTGGAAAGCATATTAGTGGCAACAGATGACTTCTCAGAACAAAATAAGCTTGGACAAGGGGGTTTTGGTCCTGTTTACAAG GGCATATTTTCAGGAGGAAGAGAAATTGCAGTGAAGAGGCTATCAAGTCATTCTGAACAAGGCATAAATGAATTCAAGAATGAAGTAATACTGATTGCAAGGCTTCAACATAGAAATCTTGTTAGACTTTTGGGTTATTGTTTCCAATCAAGTGAAAAGATTTTACTCTATGAGTATATGGCAAACAAAAGTCTAGACACCTTCATATTTG ATCGAAGACGATGCATGATATTGGATTGGAGTAAGAGATTTGAAATAATAGAGGGAATTGCTAGAGGACTTCTTTACCTGCACCATGATTCAAGATTAAGGATCATTCATAGAGATCTCAAAACAAGTAATATATTATTGGACGAAGAGTTAAATCCCAAAATATCAGATTTTGGCTTAGCAAGGGTTGTTGAAGGGAAAATTACACAGGGAAATACAAATAAAGTGGTTGGAACCTA TGGTTATATGGCTCCGGAATATGCAATAGATGGATTATTCTCAATTAAATCGGATGTATTTAGTTTTGGAATAGTTATACTCGAGATTATCAGTGGAAGAAGGAATACCGGATTTATTCACCAAGAAGAAGTGTCGACGAACCTCTTAGGCCAT GCATGGAGATTATGGAAAGAAGATAAGGCCATGGACTTAGTGGATCAATCACTACATGAATCATGCAACGAAGAAGAAGCAATCAAATACCTTAATATTGGGCTTTTGTGTGTACAAGAAGATCCAAAAGATCGACCCAACACATCAAATATAGTTATGATGCTTGGTAGCGAAAATATTATTTCTCTACCAAGCCCAAATCAACCATCTTTTATGACTAGAAAATATGCCAATAATAACACATCTTCTTCTTCTGCTGCTAAGTCTAATATTGTCTCCAACAATGAGCTCACTGTGACCATTGAAGTTGGTCGATAA
- the LOC132641630 gene encoding G-type lectin S-receptor-like serine/threonine-protein kinase At4g03230 isoform X3, translated as MSSLSVFLLLLFCFSRKSLGAASTLTNQNNSVIGDTIDANKWITFASTVVSLGGNFEMGFFAPGNNSNYYIGIWYKKLSVQTVIWVANRETPISIYEMDFAQFKIVDGNLVVLNGTTRTLWSTNINNSTNSNNSQVVATLFDDGNLILSNGDSKNSTNFLWTSFDHPSHTVMPGSKFGYNKRTRLKQVLTSWKNENDPSPGPFTHEVDMDKYSGQFVIMWNHSVIYWNSGPWTGNNFTAGEHQKKTSKKLKVAIPIGVIAALLFVSCFTYIYYRKRRSSKVKESSTKSLMQNTEGEGKELINIQDEDKGNIDAPFFSLESILVATDDFSEQNKLGQGGFGPVYKGIFSGGREIAVKRLSSHSEQGINEFKNEVILIARLQHRNLVRLLGYCFQSSEKILLYEYMANKSLDTFIFDRRRCMILDWSKRFEIIEGIARGLLYLHHDSRLRIIHRDLKTSNILLDEELNPKISDFGLARVVEGKITQGNTNKVVGTYGYMAPEYAIDGLFSIKSDVFSFGIVILEIISGRRNTGFIHQEEVSTNLLGHAWRLWKEDKAMDLVDQSLHESCNEEEAIKYLNIGLLCVQEDPKDRPNTSNIVMMLGSENIISLPSPNQPSFMTRKYANNNTSSSSAAKSNIVSNNELTVTIEVGR; from the exons ATGTCCTCTCTCTCTGTCTTTCTCCTTCTACTCTTTTGCTTCTCTCGCAAAAGCCTAGGAGCTGCATCAACCTTAACAAACCAGAATAATTCAGTTATTGGTGACACAATTGATGCAAACAAATGGATTACATTTGCCTCAACAGTAGTTTCATTAGGTGGGAATTTTGAAATGGGTTTCTTCGCACCAGGTAACAATTCTAATTATTACATAGGCATATGGTACAAAAAATTGAGTGTACAAACTGTTATTTGGGTTGCAAATAGAGAGACACCAATTTCCATATATGAAATGGATTTTGCACAATTCAAGATTGTAGATGGAAATTTGGTAGTCCTCAATGGTACTACACGTACACTTtggtccacaaatatcaataattCCACAAATTCTAACAATTCCCAAGTTGTAGCAACTCTATTTGATGATGGGAATTTGATATTGAGTAATGGAGATAGTAAAAATTCAACGAATTTTCTATGGACAAGTTTTGATCATCCGTCTCACACAGTCATGCCTGGTTCAAAATTCGGGTACAACAAACGTACGAGGCTGAAGCAGGTCCTTACTTCATGGAAAAACGAGAACGATCCTTCACCGGGACCCTTTACTCATGAAGTCGACATGGATAAGTACAGTGGCCAATTTGTTATTATGTGGAACCATAGTGTGATTTATTGGAATAGTGGACCTTGGACAGGCAACAATTTTACAG CAGGTGAACATCAAAAGAAAACTTCAAAAAAGCTGAAAGTTGCCATACCTATTGGTGTAATTGCTGCACTTCTCtttgtttcatgctttacatacatatattatagaaaaagaaGAAGCTCAAAAGTCAAAG AGAGTAGTACAAAATCTCTCATGCAGAATACTGAAGGAGAAGGAAAAGAATTGATAAATATTCAGGATGAAGATAAAGGCAATATTGATGCTCCATTCTTTAGTTTGGAAAGCATATTAGTGGCAACAGATGACTTCTCAGAACAAAATAAGCTTGGACAAGGGGGTTTTGGTCCTGTTTACAAG GGCATATTTTCAGGAGGAAGAGAAATTGCAGTGAAGAGGCTATCAAGTCATTCTGAACAAGGCATAAATGAATTCAAGAATGAAGTAATACTGATTGCAAGGCTTCAACATAGAAATCTTGTTAGACTTTTGGGTTATTGTTTCCAATCAAGTGAAAAGATTTTACTCTATGAGTATATGGCAAACAAAAGTCTAGACACCTTCATATTTG ATCGAAGACGATGCATGATATTGGATTGGAGTAAGAGATTTGAAATAATAGAGGGAATTGCTAGAGGACTTCTTTACCTGCACCATGATTCAAGATTAAGGATCATTCATAGAGATCTCAAAACAAGTAATATATTATTGGACGAAGAGTTAAATCCCAAAATATCAGATTTTGGCTTAGCAAGGGTTGTTGAAGGGAAAATTACACAGGGAAATACAAATAAAGTGGTTGGAACCTA TGGTTATATGGCTCCGGAATATGCAATAGATGGATTATTCTCAATTAAATCGGATGTATTTAGTTTTGGAATAGTTATACTCGAGATTATCAGTGGAAGAAGGAATACCGGATTTATTCACCAAGAAGAAGTGTCGACGAACCTCTTAGGCCAT GCATGGAGATTATGGAAAGAAGATAAGGCCATGGACTTAGTGGATCAATCACTACATGAATCATGCAACGAAGAAGAAGCAATCAAATACCTTAATATTGGGCTTTTGTGTGTACAAGAAGATCCAAAAGATCGACCCAACACATCAAATATAGTTATGATGCTTGGTAGCGAAAATATTATTTCTCTACCAAGCCCAAATCAACCATCTTTTATGACTAGAAAATATGCCAATAATAACACATCTTCTTCTTCTGCTGCTAAGTCTAATATTGTCTCCAACAATGAGCTCACTGTGACCATTGAAGTTGGTCGATAA
- the LOC132641630 gene encoding G-type lectin S-receptor-like serine/threonine-protein kinase At4g03230 isoform X4, with amino-acid sequence MSSLSVFLLLLFCFSRKSLGAASTLTNQNNSVIGDTIDANKWITFASTVVSLGGNFEMGFFAPGNNSNYYIGIWYKKLSVQTVIWVANRETPISIYEMDFAQFKIVDGNLVVLNGTTRTLWSTNINNSTNSNNSQVVATLFDDGNLILSNGDSKNSTNFLWTSFDHPSHTVMPGSKFGYNKRTRLKQVLTSWKNENDPSPGPFTHEVDMDKYSGQFVIMWNHSVIYWNSGPWTGNNFTGEHQKKTSKKLKVAIPIGVIAALLFVSCFTYIYYRKRRSSKVKESSTKSLMQNTEGEGKELINIQDEDKGNIDAPFFSLESILVATDDFSEQNKLGQGGFGPVYKGIFSGGREIAVKRLSSHSEQGINEFKNEVILIARLQHRNLVRLLGYCFQSSEKILLYEYMANKSLDTFIFDRRRCMILDWSKRFEIIEGIARGLLYLHHDSRLRIIHRDLKTSNILLDEELNPKISDFGLARVVEGKITQGNTNKVVGTYGYMAPEYAIDGLFSIKSDVFSFGIVILEIISGRRNTGFIHQEEVSTNLLGHAWRLWKEDKAMDLVDQSLHESCNEEEAIKYLNIGLLCVQEDPKDRPNTSNIVMMLGSENIISLPSPNQPSFMTRKYANNNTSSSSAAKSNIVSNNELTVTIEVGR; translated from the exons ATGTCCTCTCTCTCTGTCTTTCTCCTTCTACTCTTTTGCTTCTCTCGCAAAAGCCTAGGAGCTGCATCAACCTTAACAAACCAGAATAATTCAGTTATTGGTGACACAATTGATGCAAACAAATGGATTACATTTGCCTCAACAGTAGTTTCATTAGGTGGGAATTTTGAAATGGGTTTCTTCGCACCAGGTAACAATTCTAATTATTACATAGGCATATGGTACAAAAAATTGAGTGTACAAACTGTTATTTGGGTTGCAAATAGAGAGACACCAATTTCCATATATGAAATGGATTTTGCACAATTCAAGATTGTAGATGGAAATTTGGTAGTCCTCAATGGTACTACACGTACACTTtggtccacaaatatcaataattCCACAAATTCTAACAATTCCCAAGTTGTAGCAACTCTATTTGATGATGGGAATTTGATATTGAGTAATGGAGATAGTAAAAATTCAACGAATTTTCTATGGACAAGTTTTGATCATCCGTCTCACACAGTCATGCCTGGTTCAAAATTCGGGTACAACAAACGTACGAGGCTGAAGCAGGTCCTTACTTCATGGAAAAACGAGAACGATCCTTCACCGGGACCCTTTACTCATGAAGTCGACATGGATAAGTACAGTGGCCAATTTGTTATTATGTGGAACCATAGTGTGATTTATTGGAATAGTGGACCTTGGACAGGCAACAATTTTACAG GTGAACATCAAAAGAAAACTTCAAAAAAGCTGAAAGTTGCCATACCTATTGGTGTAATTGCTGCACTTCTCtttgtttcatgctttacatacatatattatagaaaaagaaGAAGCTCAAAAGTCAAAG AGAGTAGTACAAAATCTCTCATGCAGAATACTGAAGGAGAAGGAAAAGAATTGATAAATATTCAGGATGAAGATAAAGGCAATATTGATGCTCCATTCTTTAGTTTGGAAAGCATATTAGTGGCAACAGATGACTTCTCAGAACAAAATAAGCTTGGACAAGGGGGTTTTGGTCCTGTTTACAAG GGCATATTTTCAGGAGGAAGAGAAATTGCAGTGAAGAGGCTATCAAGTCATTCTGAACAAGGCATAAATGAATTCAAGAATGAAGTAATACTGATTGCAAGGCTTCAACATAGAAATCTTGTTAGACTTTTGGGTTATTGTTTCCAATCAAGTGAAAAGATTTTACTCTATGAGTATATGGCAAACAAAAGTCTAGACACCTTCATATTTG ATCGAAGACGATGCATGATATTGGATTGGAGTAAGAGATTTGAAATAATAGAGGGAATTGCTAGAGGACTTCTTTACCTGCACCATGATTCAAGATTAAGGATCATTCATAGAGATCTCAAAACAAGTAATATATTATTGGACGAAGAGTTAAATCCCAAAATATCAGATTTTGGCTTAGCAAGGGTTGTTGAAGGGAAAATTACACAGGGAAATACAAATAAAGTGGTTGGAACCTA TGGTTATATGGCTCCGGAATATGCAATAGATGGATTATTCTCAATTAAATCGGATGTATTTAGTTTTGGAATAGTTATACTCGAGATTATCAGTGGAAGAAGGAATACCGGATTTATTCACCAAGAAGAAGTGTCGACGAACCTCTTAGGCCAT GCATGGAGATTATGGAAAGAAGATAAGGCCATGGACTTAGTGGATCAATCACTACATGAATCATGCAACGAAGAAGAAGCAATCAAATACCTTAATATTGGGCTTTTGTGTGTACAAGAAGATCCAAAAGATCGACCCAACACATCAAATATAGTTATGATGCTTGGTAGCGAAAATATTATTTCTCTACCAAGCCCAAATCAACCATCTTTTATGACTAGAAAATATGCCAATAATAACACATCTTCTTCTTCTGCTGCTAAGTCTAATATTGTCTCCAACAATGAGCTCACTGTGACCATTGAAGTTGGTCGATAA